One stretch of Zingiber officinale cultivar Zhangliang chromosome 6B, Zo_v1.1, whole genome shotgun sequence DNA includes these proteins:
- the LOC121990945 gene encoding uncharacterized protein LOC121990945: MSTLLKRIYRGSRGSSRGKDPGRDKGKEKAISKGKGKQSACDEDEQKDGVHHSLTEELTSICKMDIEGALIVLASLCHLPSKEELCRMMVEADSDEDDFISLEESMEINAPSVSTDERCPRLSFTRLTTVLFHCENDWCHPTAGDAPLSTQENQRQCCSFVVPQ; this comes from the exons ATGTCCACCCTTTTGAAGAGAATCTATCGAGGAAGTAGAGGTTCAAGCAGAGGAAAAGATCCAGGGAGGGACAAAGGCAAAGAAAAAGCAATttcaaagggcaaaggcaagcagAGTGCatgcgacgaag ACGAACAGAAGGATGGAGTGCACCATTCACTAACCGAAGAACTTACTTCAATATGCAAGATGGATATTGAAG GAGCTCTCATTGTACTTGCGAGCCTCTGCCACCTGCCCTCCAAGGAGGAGCTCTGTCGGATGATGGTCGAGGCCGACTCTGATGAGGATGATTTTATCTCCCTAGAGGAGTCCATGGAGATCAACGCCCCATCGGTGTCAACCGACGAGAGATGTCCGCGTCTATCCTTCACTAGGCTCACGACGGTGCTATTCCACTGCGAGAATGACTGGTGCCACCCAACTGCTGGCGATGCTCCCCTGTCGACACAAGAAAACCAACGCCAGTGTTGCTCCTTCGTCGTTCCCCAGTAG